Genomic window (Gemmatimonadota bacterium):
CTTCATGGATGACGTCGCGAAGGACACGGTGCTCAACGTGACTGAGCGCGGCGACCGGGCACACATTGGGAAGTTCGAGGGGAAGGACCTCACGCACCCGTGGGCCGCCAATGTGGTGGACCTGTGTCCCGTAGGCGCCTTGCTGTCCAAGGACTTCCTGAACAAGGCACGGGCATGGGAGTTAGACCGTACGGCCTCCGTGTGCACGGGCTGCTCCCAGGGCTGCAACATCATCGTGGAAACGCGCGACAACATCGTCATGCGCTTCCGGCCCCGGTCGAACGAGGCCGTCAATGAGTTCTTTATGTGTGACCATGGGCGGATGAACTACCGCGCGCTCAACCGGCGCGACCGCCTCGAGGTCCCGACCATCCTCGGCCCCAAGGGGCACGAGGCCGTCGACTGGGCGGTGGCGGTGGAGGCGGCGGTGCGCATCCTCAAGGGGAAGCGCGCGTATGTCCTCGCGTCTCCGAACCTGTCGAACGAGACCTTGCATCTCCTGAGCCGGCTGGTGAAGAAGACCAACGGCGTCGGCACCTTCCGCGTGGAGCAGGGGATTGAGGCACCGCTCCCCGGCGCCGCCGACCTGGCCCTGCGGACAGATCGCGCGGCAAACGGAAGCGGCGCGACCGCGATGGGGTTCACCCGGACCGAGACCCCGCTCGCCGGGCTCCAGGCGGGCGACGCGCTGATCATCGCCGATCACCAGCTGAACGCGGCCGATGTCGAAGCCGCCGGTCGGGCGTCGGCAGTCCTCGTGATCAGCAGTGCCATGCCGTCGGGCCTGGCCCGTGCCGACGTGGTGCTGCCCTCCTGCCTGCATGTGGAGGAGGAGGGGACCTTCACCAACCTTCGCGGGCGCGTGCAGCGTTTCCTCCAGGCCAAGGCCGCCCCGGGGCTCGCCCGGCCGGGGTGGTTCATCCTCGCTGACCTCCTGCAGGCCCTGGGTGAACCCGCCGACTACCTGGTCGCGAGCGCCGTGTTCGCCGACCTGGCGGCAAGCAACAGCGAGTTTGCCGGCCTGGACTATGACCGGCTGGGCCTCCGTGGCCTCCCGATTGCCGCGCAGGCGGCAGGAGCCACCCGATGAGCGCCTATTCGACGTTTGCCTTGGTGTTGGCCGTGGACCCCCAGGGGCCGATGGCCTTCTGGCCGTGGCTCGCCGCCACCGGGGTCAAGCTGCTCCTGTTCTTCACGATCTACATGCTGGGGGTGGCCTACTTGACCCTCGCCGAGCGAAAGATCTCTGCGTGGATCCAGCATCGGCACGGCCCGAACCGCGTGGGCCCGAACGGGTTCTTCCAGCCCCTGGCCGACGGCGTGAAGAACTTCATGAAGGAGGAGACGCTCCCGCCGTACGTCAACAAGGCGATGTTCATCCTCGCGCCGATGATGGCCTTCATCCCGGCGCTGACGATCTGGTGCGTGATCCCGTGGGGCGCCTCGTGGGCCTCGCCGTGGGGCCGGGTGGACATGGTGCTGGCGGACCTCCCGATCGGCTTCCTGTTCACGATCGCGGTGGCGTCGCTTGGCGTGTACGGCATCGTGCTGGCGGGATGGGCGTCGAACAACAAGTACGCGCTGCTCGGTGGCCTGCGGTCCAGCGCCCAGATGGTCTCCTACGAGATCTCCATGGGCATGTCACTGATCCCGGTGCTGCTTTTTGCCGGCAACGTCACCCTGCGCTCGATCGTGGACCAGCAGGCGGAGATGCACCTGTGGAATGTGATGACCCTGTCCATCGCCTTCCTGGTGTACCTGATCTCGGCGTTCGCGGAGACCAACCGGTTGCCGTTCGACATGCCTGAGGCAGAGTCCGAGCTGATCACCGGGTACCACACGGAGTACTCGGCAATGAAGTTCTCGCTCTTCTTCATCGCGGAGTATGCCAACATGGCAACACAGTCCGCGATGATCGCCACGTTGTTCTTTGGTGGGTGGGACGTGCCGTTTACCAGTGCGGACAACGCCGGGGCGGTGTCGTTCCCCCTGGTGCTGCTGTCGATGGCGATCATGATGGCGAAGACGCTGTTCTTCCTGTTCTTCTACATCTGGATCCGCTGGACCCTGCCGCGCTTCCGGTATGACCAGCTGATGTCCCTGGGCTGGAAGATCCTGTTGCCGCTCGCGCTGGCCTACATCGTGATTGTGGCCACGCTGATGCTCGTCCTGGATGCAGCCGGCATCGACCGCGGACTCGTGTACGGGCTCATCTTCCTCGGCGTGAACGTGGTGCTGCTCGGCCTGTTCTTTGTCTTCCTCGACCGCGGGAAGATCATCAGCCCGGCCAACGCACCGGTGCAGGGCGATGCCCTGCGGCGCCTGCGAGGGATCACGGCCTCGCGCGCCCGGCTTTCCGCCCTGTCGGGGGACTAATGGCGATCAACATCAAGGTGGTCGAGCGACCGATCGCGGACACCAGCTACGTGCGGGCCACCCTCTCGGGGATGGCGAACACGTTCAAGCACCTCATCGATCCGCATCGCGTCACGACGCAGTATCCCGATGAGCGTGAGCCGATTTCGCGGCGGTGGCGCGGCACGCACCGCATGCTCACGACGGAAGACGGCAAGGCCAAGTGTGTCGCGTGTGGCCTCTGCCCGACCGTCTGCCCGGCCAACTGCATCAAGCTGGTCCCGGGCGAAGACGAACAGGGGAATCGCTACCCGCTCGTCTTCGACATTGACGAATTCCGTTGCATTTTCTGCGGCTATTGTCAGGAAGTCTGCCCGGAGGAGGCCATCCACCTCGGGCGGCACTACGAAAATGCCGAGTTCAACCGTGAAGGCTTTATCTACGACCTCGAGCGCCTCATGGCCCAGACGCACCCGGTGACCGAGCTGTGGGATCCCGCTGACCCGAAGGGGGAGTGATGTCGGACTTCTTCTATCGCGTCCATTTCTACCTGTTCGGGTTGATCGCCCTCGCCTCGGCGCTGGCCTTCGTGACCCGCAAGAGCCCGGTCGCCGCGGCGTTGTGGCTGGTGAACACCATGTTCTCGCTGGCCGCACTGTACGTGATGCTGGACGCCCACTTTATCGGGGCTATCCAGGTGCTGGTCTATGCGGGCGCGATCATGGTCGTGTTCCTCTTCGTGCTCATGTTGCTGAACCTTGGGCACCCCAACGAGATCTCGGACATCCGGGGCACGTGGGGAAAGGTGGCCGCCGGATTTGTGGGGATCGCGATCCTCGCGCAGATCATGGCCCTCTCCGGTTCGGTGGCGCCCAAGGCGTTGGTGCAGCCGGTGGGAACGGCGGCCGCTTCGCTCAAGGAGCTCAATGCGGTCGGGGTCATCGCGAAGCCCTTGTTCCGCGAGCACCTGCTGGCCTTTGAACTCACCTCCATCCTCCTGCTTGTGGCCATCGTCGGCGCCGTGATCCTCGGCAAGCGGAGGGCCGCATGATGATTGCCGAAGCGCTCGCCCTGTCGGCGGTGTTGTTCACCATCGGGGTGATCGGCGTCCTTACGCGCCGCAACGCGATCGTCATCTTCATGTGCGTCGAGCTGATGCTCAACGCCGTGAACCTGTCCTTCGTCGCCCTCTCGAAGTTGTATGGCGCGACCGGCCAGGTGTTTGTGGTCTTCGTGATGACCGTCGCCGCCGCAGAAGCTGCGGTCGGATTGGCGATCATCATTTCGATCTTCCGCCACCGCCAGACGGTGGACCTCCAGAACATCAATCTCCTCAAGGGCTGATGCTCCTCCTCCAGGAAGCTGCAGCCGCGGGCGCGCATCCCCTCACCGGGTCGGTCGCGGAATGGATCTGGCTGGTGCCAATCCTTCCGTTCCTCGGGTTCCTGATCAATGGCTGGCTGTCGCTGTCGACCGCCGCGCACATCGGTCCGGCGGACCCGACGGCACACCATGCGCACCACGGTCACGATGACGCCCACGCCCAGAGCGGGCACGACGACCATCACGGGCACCACCCGGCGGCGCATCGCCATGCAGGCCTCGTCAGCCTGGTCGGCCCCGCCGTGCTCTTCGCGGCGTTTGGCCTTACGGCTGCGATCTTCGCCGCACTCGCGGGCGCACACGCGGAGGAGCCATTCGTCAAGACGCTGTTCCGCTGGATGCCCGCCGGGAACCTGTCCCTCGACGCGGCCTTCCAGGTAGACCAGTTGTCGATGGTGATGGCCATGGTCATCACCGGGGTCGGATCGCTGATCCACGTCTTCAGTGTCGGCTACATGAAGGAGGACCCAGGGTACCCGAGGTATTTCGCATACCTCAACCTGTTCGTCTTCTTCATGCTGATCCTGGTGCTCGGCGCCAGCTACCCGATGCTCTTCGTCGGGTGGGAAGGGGTGGGCCTCTGCTCCTACCTCCTGATCGGCTTCTGGTTCAGCGAGAAGGCCAATGCCGACGCCGGCAAGAAGGCCTTCATCGTGAACCGCATCGGCGACTTCGGCTTCCTCGTCGCCCTGTTCCTCCTGTTCAGTCACCTCGGAACGTTGACGTTCTCCGGCGTCGCGGCGAGCGCGTCGTCACTGCCGCCGCTCGTCGTGACTGCGGTCTGCTTGTTCATGTTCCTCGGTTGCGCCGGCAAGTCTGCACAGATTCCGCTCTATGTGTGGCTTCCGGACGCGATGGCTGGCCCGACGCCGGTGTCGGCGCTGATCCACGCGGCCACGATGGTGACCGCGGGCGTCTATCTGGTGGCGCGCAGCTCGGCGCTCTTTGCGATGTCGCCTGTCGCCAGCCTCACGGTGGCCCTTGTGGGTGCGCTGACCGCGCTGTTCGCGGCGACCATCGGGCTCAAGCAGTGGGACATCAAGAAGGTCCTGGCGTATTCCACGGTCTCCCAGCTCGGCTACATGTTCGTCGGCGTGGGGGTCGGCGCCTACGCGGCGGGCGTGTTCCACCTCGTGACACACGCGTTCTTCAAGGCGCTGCTCTTCCTCGGGTCCGGCTCGGTGATCTACGCGATGCACCAGGCCTACCACCACACGCACAACCACGATGATGCGCAAGACATGCGCAACATGGGCGGGTTGCGGCAGTACATGCCCGTGACCTTCGGGCTCATGTGGATCGCCACCCTCGCGATTGCGGGCATCCCGCCGTTTGCCGGATTCTTCTCCAAGGACGAGATCCTCGGAGCGGTGTTCGCGCGGACGCACGGTTCGACCCTGGCCGACGCCTCCTGGCTTGGCATCCCCGGCAGCGCCCTGTTGTACGCCATCTGGGCGATCGGACTCACCTCGGCCCTGCTGACGGCGATCTACATGACCCGCATGATGCTCTACACCTTCCACGGTTCCAACCGGACGGGCGAGGCGGAGCGCGCGCATCTCAAGGAAGCGCCGTGGGTCATGACCGGTCCGCTGGTCGTCCTGGGCGTGCTCAGCGTGGCTGGCGGATGGCTCAACTTGCCGACGTTCTTCCCGGCTGGCCCGGTGCAGGCGCTCCACCATTGGCTCGAGCCGGTGACCGGCGCGGCCGCGCTGGCAGTCACCAACGGAACCGAAGCGCACCTGGAACACTCCACCGAGTACGTGCTGGTGGGGATCGCGATTGCTATCGCCGTGATCGGCATCGCGTTCGCCGTGACGCGGCTCAAGACCGATCGCCTGGTGCCCAAGGCACAGTCACCGGCCTCCGAGGGAATCGAGCGCGTGCTGGAGCACAAGTACTTCGTGGACGAGGGCTACGACCGCGCCGTGGTGCAACCGGTCGTTGGCCTGTCCCGCTCCGTGTTATGGCGCGGGATGGACGCCGGCCTCATTGACGGGCTTGTCGTGAACGGCAGCGCGTACCTGGCCAAGGGATTTGGCTGGATGGGCGCGCGGCTGCAATCCGGCCAGGTGGGGACGTACGCATGGGTGCTGATCCTTGGCGTCCTCGGTGTCCTCTCCGCCTTCTCGTTGAGGTAACCCATGGCCGCCTTCCTGCAATCCATCGGGTACCACCACTGGGTCCTGCCAGCGCTTCTGATCCTGCCCACCCTCGGCGCCCTCGTGGTCTGGGCCCATGGGCGCGCGCTCAAGGGAGCCTCGGATGACCACATGGAAGCCGGCGCCATGACGGCGCGTCGGCTCACCTTCGGGATCCTCCTGCTCGAATTCGTCATCTCGGCCGGCCTCTGGTGGTCCTTCGATGCGTCATCCGCGGCGTACCAAGCGACGGTCGACTGGCCCTGGATCGACTCCTGGGGGGTGACGTTTGCCCTCGGCATCGATGGCCTGTCGCTGATGATGGTGCTGCTTACGACGTTCCTCATGCCGCTCGCGATCCTCGGCGGCTGGACGAGCATCCGGCACAAGGTCCATGCGTACCACGTGTTGATGCTGTTGCTGACCGTGGGGATGCTCGGGGTGTTTGTCGCCCGGGACCTGTTCCTGTTCTATGTGATGTGGGAAGTCATGCTCATCCCGATGTACTTCATCGTCGGGTTGTGGGGCGGGGAACGCCGCATCTACG
Coding sequences:
- a CDS encoding NADH-quinone oxidoreductase subunit I, which translates into the protein MANTFKHLIDPHRVTTQYPDEREPISRRWRGTHRMLTTEDGKAKCVACGLCPTVCPANCIKLVPGEDEQGNRYPLVFDIDEFRCIFCGYCQEVCPEEAIHLGRHYENAEFNREGFIYDLERLMAQTHPVTELWDPADPKGE
- a CDS encoding NADH-quinone oxidoreductase subunit J codes for the protein MSDFFYRVHFYLFGLIALASALAFVTRKSPVAAALWLVNTMFSLAALYVMLDAHFIGAIQVLVYAGAIMVVFLFVLMLLNLGHPNEISDIRGTWGKVAAGFVGIAILAQIMALSGSVAPKALVQPVGTAAASLKELNAVGVIAKPLFREHLLAFELTSILLLVAIVGAVILGKRRAA
- the nuoL gene encoding NADH-quinone oxidoreductase subunit L yields the protein MLLLQEAAAAGAHPLTGSVAEWIWLVPILPFLGFLINGWLSLSTAAHIGPADPTAHHAHHGHDDAHAQSGHDDHHGHHPAAHRHAGLVSLVGPAVLFAAFGLTAAIFAALAGAHAEEPFVKTLFRWMPAGNLSLDAAFQVDQLSMVMAMVITGVGSLIHVFSVGYMKEDPGYPRYFAYLNLFVFFMLILVLGASYPMLFVGWEGVGLCSYLLIGFWFSEKANADAGKKAFIVNRIGDFGFLVALFLLFSHLGTLTFSGVAASASSLPPLVVTAVCLFMFLGCAGKSAQIPLYVWLPDAMAGPTPVSALIHAATMVTAGVYLVARSSALFAMSPVASLTVALVGALTALFAATIGLKQWDIKKVLAYSTVSQLGYMFVGVGVGAYAAGVFHLVTHAFFKALLFLGSGSVIYAMHQAYHHTHNHDDAQDMRNMGGLRQYMPVTFGLMWIATLAIAGIPPFAGFFSKDEILGAVFARTHGSTLADASWLGIPGSALLYAIWAIGLTSALLTAIYMTRMMLYTFHGSNRTGEAERAHLKEAPWVMTGPLVVLGVLSVAGGWLNLPTFFPAGPVQALHHWLEPVTGAAALAVTNGTEAHLEHSTEYVLVGIAIAIAVIGIAFAVTRLKTDRLVPKAQSPASEGIERVLEHKYFVDEGYDRAVVQPVVGLSRSVLWRGMDAGLIDGLVVNGSAYLAKGFGWMGARLQSGQVGTYAWVLILGVLGVLSAFSLR
- the nuoH gene encoding NADH-quinone oxidoreductase subunit NuoH yields the protein MAFWPWLAATGVKLLLFFTIYMLGVAYLTLAERKISAWIQHRHGPNRVGPNGFFQPLADGVKNFMKEETLPPYVNKAMFILAPMMAFIPALTIWCVIPWGASWASPWGRVDMVLADLPIGFLFTIAVASLGVYGIVLAGWASNNKYALLGGLRSSAQMVSYEISMGMSLIPVLLFAGNVTLRSIVDQQAEMHLWNVMTLSIAFLVYLISAFAETNRLPFDMPEAESELITGYHTEYSAMKFSLFFIAEYANMATQSAMIATLFFGGWDVPFTSADNAGAVSFPLVLLSMAIMMAKTLFFLFFYIWIRWTLPRFRYDQLMSLGWKILLPLALAYIVIVATLMLVLDAAGIDRGLVYGLIFLGVNVVLLGLFFVFLDRGKIISPANAPVQGDALRRLRGITASRARLSALSGD
- the nuoK gene encoding NADH-quinone oxidoreductase subunit NuoK, coding for MMIAEALALSAVLFTIGVIGVLTRRNAIVIFMCVELMLNAVNLSFVALSKLYGATGQVFVVFVMTVAAAEAAVGLAIIISIFRHRQTVDLQNINLLKG
- a CDS encoding (2Fe-2S)-binding protein, yielding MTAPTVNLTIEGRPVTVPAGMNLVEAAKQAGVLIPHYCYHPGLPVAGVCRMCLVEVEKSPKLAPACATAVAEGQVVHVHSEKAREARKGVLEMLLINHPLDCPICDQSGECELQDYTYQEGRSDSRYREPKRFNPVEDFGGDVMYVPNRCILCTRCVRFMDDVAKDTVLNVTERGDRAHIGKFEGKDLTHPWAANVVDLCPVGALLSKDFLNKARAWELDRTASVCTGCSQGCNIIVETRDNIVMRFRPRSNEAVNEFFMCDHGRMNYRALNRRDRLEVPTILGPKGHEAVDWAVAVEAAVRILKGKRAYVLASPNLSNETLHLLSRLVKKTNGVGTFRVEQGIEAPLPGAADLALRTDRAANGSGATAMGFTRTETPLAGLQAGDALIIADHQLNAADVEAAGRASAVLVISSAMPSGLARADVVLPSCLHVEEEGTFTNLRGRVQRFLQAKAAPGLARPGWFILADLLQALGEPADYLVASAVFADLAASNSEFAGLDYDRLGLRGLPIAAQAAGATR